Proteins encoded within one genomic window of Glandiceps talaboti chromosome 3, keGlaTala1.1, whole genome shotgun sequence:
- the LOC144433263 gene encoding T-box transcription factor T homolog 1-like, with product MSTLAMKQPAYNVNHLLNAVQTEMSDCTKKGDPSERDVKISLEDVDLWKRFENLTNEMIVTKNGRRMFPVLRVSVSGLDPNAMYSILLDFVASDNHRWKYVNGEWVPGGKPEAAAPSSVYIHPDSPNFGAHWMKQSISFTKVKLTNKLNGGGHIMLHSLHKYEPRVHIIKVGGSDKQRMIKTHTFRETRFIAVTAYQNEEITALKIKHNPFAKAFLDAKERYDGKDIIAEAHAHEMQQQCSQLGGWFLPGASPLCPAPDPRQFSALGLHGAPGCDRYNGLRSHRAAPYPSPYQKHPQTANGYPPESMVPTHDNWSGLPVTSHASAPQYPAMWPVSNTLTGTTANTAIPTGIIRASYAAIPTSVTATSSLHSGHSPVYDNTSADISITDAFAASSHHHTSATKPNGWSPLTPPSV from the exons ATGAGTACATTAGCCATGAAGCAGCCAGCGTACAACGTCAATCACCTTCTCAACGCCGTACAAACCGAAATGAGTGACTGTACCAAGAAGGGAGACCCAAGCGAGCGGGACGTCAAGATCTCGCTGGAGGACGTAGATTTGTGGAAGCGATTTGAGAACCTTACCAACGAAATGATCGTGACCAAGAACGGCAG ACGCATGTTCCCAGTTCTACGAGTATCCGTCTCTGGTCTGGATCCAAACGCCATGTATTCCATCCTTCTGGACTTTGTGGCGTCCGATAACCATCGCTGGAAGTACGTCAACGGAGAATGGGTTCCCGGCGGTAAACCCGAAGCCGCAGCACCGAGCTCCGTCTACATTCACCCAGATTCGCCAAACTTTGGAGCGCATTGGATGAAACAGTCCATATCATTTACTAAAGTCAAGTTAACAAATAAACTAAATGGTGGTGGACAT ATCATGCTTCACtctttacataaatatgaacCCAGGGTACATATCATTAAAGTAGGCGGCAGTGATAAGCAACGAATGATCAAAACTCACACGTTCAGGGAGACTCGTTTCATCGCCGTGACTGCCTACCAAAATGAGGAG ATTACAgcattgaaaatcaaacacaaCCCGTTCGCTAAAGCATTTTTGGATGCAAAAGAAAG ATACGATGGAAAGGATATTATAGCTGAGGCACATGCTCATGAAATGCAACAACAGTGTTCACAAC ttGGTGGATGGTTTCTACCTGGTGCTAGCCCACTCTGCCCAGCTCCCGATCCAAGACAATTCAGCGCACTAGGTCTACACGGAGCACCGGGATGTGACAGATACAACGGACTACGAAGCCACAGGGCCGCTCCATACCCATCACCATATCAAAAACATCCTCAAACTG CCAACGGCTACCCTCCCGAGTCGATGGTTCCAACACATGACAATTGGTCCGGATTACCAGTCACGTCACACGCCTCAGCACCACAGTACCCAGCCATGTGGCCAGTCAGTAACACGTTGACGGGAACAACTGCAAACACAGCCATACCAACTGGTATTATCCGTGCTTCATACGCAGCAATTCCTACATCTGTAACCGCGACAAGTAGTCTCCACTCTGGACATTCACCTGTGTATGATAACACTAGTGCCGATATTTCAATCACTGATGCGTTCGCCGCTTCATCGCATCACCACACATCTGCGACTAAACCAAACGGTTGGAGTCCACTGACGCCACCTTCGGTGTAA